From the genome of Sphingomonas sp. HMP6, one region includes:
- a CDS encoding DUF969 domain-containing protein, producing the protein MLVLAGIAVIVAGFLLRFNPLLVVAVSALVTGLAAGIDPLAILAALGKAFNANRFVSAIYIVLPVIGLLERHGLQERARSAIAGLRGATVGRLLIGYLLFRQITSALGLTSIAGPAQSVRPLVAPMAEAAAERQGVPPGGDAIPALAAATDNIGLFFGEDIFIAIGSILLMKGVLEGYGITIQPLHLSLWAIPTAIAALLIHGGRLWWLDRRLARAA; encoded by the coding sequence ATGCTTGTTCTGGCCGGTATCGCGGTGATCGTCGCGGGCTTCCTGTTGCGCTTCAACCCGCTGCTGGTCGTCGCGGTGTCGGCGCTGGTCACCGGGCTTGCCGCCGGGATCGATCCGCTCGCGATCCTCGCCGCGCTCGGCAAGGCGTTCAATGCCAATCGCTTTGTCAGCGCGATCTACATCGTCTTGCCTGTCATCGGCCTGCTCGAACGCCACGGCCTGCAGGAGCGCGCGCGGAGTGCCATCGCGGGCTTGCGCGGCGCGACGGTCGGGCGGCTGCTGATCGGCTATCTGCTGTTCCGCCAGATTACGTCGGCGCTCGGCCTCACCTCGATCGCAGGTCCCGCGCAAAGTGTCCGCCCGCTGGTCGCGCCAATGGCCGAGGCGGCGGCCGAGCGGCAAGGCGTGCCGCCGGGCGGCGACGCGATCCCGGCGCTGGCCGCGGCGACCGACAATATCGGGCTGTTCTTTGGCGAGGATATCTTCATCGCGATCGGATCGATCCTGCTGATGAAGGGCGTGCTGGAGGGCTATGGTATCACGATCCAGCCGCTGCATTTGTCGCTCTGGGCGATCCCGACCGCGATCGCGGCGTTGCTGATCCACGGCGGTCGCTTGTGGTGGCTCGATCGCCGCCTGGCGCGCGCCGCATGA
- a CDS encoding DUF979 domain-containing protein, whose product MIGTNFIYTVAGLMFAGFAWLSATDRGNAKRFGNAGFYALLSGSFLFGDRIGDLGNGVLVLGLVAIAGTGAMGRGARGTTGAIERQAGAARRGNRLFLPALVIPATALLGTLAFKGVPALVDPKQITLVALTCGVLLALAIGYAWFRPRPTTPFAEGLRLMDSVGWAAVLPQMLASLGAVFALAGVGQVVGGIAGAAIPAGSLIGAVLVYALGMAAFTMVMGNAFAAFPVMFAAVAMPLLIGRHHGDPAVIAAIGMLAGFCGTLMTPMAANFNLVPAALLDLKDKSAVIRAQIPTALPLLAVNIALLYWLGFR is encoded by the coding sequence ATGATCGGCACCAATTTCATCTACACCGTCGCCGGGCTGATGTTCGCAGGCTTCGCCTGGCTCAGCGCGACCGATCGCGGCAATGCCAAGCGCTTCGGCAATGCCGGTTTCTACGCGCTGTTGAGCGGGAGCTTCCTGTTCGGTGACCGGATCGGCGATCTCGGCAATGGCGTGCTGGTGCTCGGCCTCGTCGCCATCGCGGGCACTGGCGCGATGGGGCGCGGCGCGCGCGGCACCACCGGCGCGATCGAACGCCAGGCCGGGGCGGCACGGCGCGGCAACCGGCTGTTCCTGCCTGCGCTCGTCATCCCCGCGACCGCGCTGCTCGGCACCCTTGCCTTCAAGGGCGTACCCGCTTTGGTCGATCCCAAGCAGATCACGCTGGTCGCGCTCACCTGCGGCGTGCTGCTCGCGCTGGCGATCGGCTATGCCTGGTTCCGGCCCCGTCCCACCACGCCCTTTGCCGAGGGGCTGCGGCTGATGGACAGCGTCGGCTGGGCGGCGGTGCTGCCGCAGATGCTCGCGAGCCTCGGCGCGGTGTTCGCGCTCGCTGGGGTCGGCCAGGTCGTCGGCGGCATCGCCGGGGCGGCAATCCCCGCGGGCAGCCTGATCGGTGCGGTGCTGGTCTATGCGCTGGGCATGGCGGCGTTCACGATGGTGATGGGCAATGCCTTTGCCGCCTTCCCGGTGATGTTCGCGGCGGTCGCGATGCCGCTGCTGATCGGACGCCATCACGGCGACCCGGCGGTAATCGCGGCGATCGGAATGCTGGCGGGCTTTTGCGGGACGCTGATGACGCCGATGGCGGCGAACTTCAACCTGGTGCCCGCCGCCTTGCTCGACCTTAAGGACAAGAGCGCGGTGATCCGCGCGCAGATACCGACCGCGCTGCCGCTCTTGGCGGTCAATATCGCTTTGCTCTACTGGCTGGGATTCCGCTGA